One Euphorbia lathyris chromosome 1, ddEupLath1.1, whole genome shotgun sequence DNA segment encodes these proteins:
- the LOC136204303 gene encoding uncharacterized protein has product MFRALSSRRSSRGGGYERLLANNNDESSLPIDHVSQITLKRAKTVPAGRPNPFLYSTKKVETVKKSKERKECIHPLFSLFDGRRRKKKTTAKPEFTRYLEYVREGGMWDLNSNMPVIYFK; this is encoded by the coding sequence ATGTTTAGAGCACTGAGCAGCCGCAGAAGCAGCAGAGGTGGTGGGTATGAAAGATTGTTAGCAAATAACAACGATGAATCATCTTTACCCATAGATCATGTTTCACAAATAACCTTAAAGAGAGCTAAAACGGTGCCTGCCGGAAGACCTAATCCCTTCTTATATTCGACAAAGAAAGTAGAAACAGTGAAGAAGAGCAAGGAAAGGAAAGAGTGTATTCATCCACTGTTTAGTCTGTTTGATGGTCGCCGGAGAAAGAAGAAAACTACGGCTAAGCCCGAATTCACAAGGTATTTAGAGTACGTTAGGGAAGGAGGGATGTGGGATCTTAACTCTAATATGCCTGTCATTtattttaaatga
- the LOC136204287 gene encoding soluble inorganic pyrophosphatase-like, whose protein sequence is MAGEGSGKNSGFPHPVLNERILSSMSRRSIAAHPWHDLEIGPGAPAVFNCVVEIGKGSKVKYELDKTSGLIKVDRILYSSVVYPHNYGFIPRTLCEDSDPMDVLVLMQEPVLPGTYLRARAIGLMPMIDQGEKDDKIIAVCADDPEFRHYTDIKELPPHRLAEIRRFFEDYKKNENKKVDVEDFLPAESAVDAIKYSMDLYASYIVESLRQ, encoded by the exons ATGGCTGGAGAAGGAAGTGGAAAGAACTCGGGGTTTCCTCATCCTGTGCTCAATGAACGGATTCTTTCTTCAATGTCACGAAGATCTATTGCTGCTCATCCTTGGCATGACTTGGAAATTG GACCAGGTGCTCCTGCAGTTTTCAACTGT GTGGTTGAAATTGGGAAAGGTAGCAAGGTTAAGTACGAACTTGACAAGACAAGCGGTCTTATCAAA GTTGATCGTATTCTTTACTCATCTGTTGTATACCCACACAACTATGGTTTCATCCCTCGAACTCTCTGTGAGGACAGTGATCCTATGGATGTATTGGTACTGATGCAG GAACCTGTGCTACCTGGTACATACCTTCGTGCTCGTGCAATTGGTTTAATGCCTATGATTGATCAG GGTGAAAAGGATGACAAAATTATAGCAGTATGTGCTGATGATCCTGAATTTCGCCATTACACTGACATCAAGGAACTTCCTCCTCACCGTCTTGCTGAAATCCGCCGCTTTTTTGAGGACT ATAAGAAGAATGAGAACAAGAAAGTTGATGTGGAAGACTTCTTGCCCGCAGAAAGCGCCGTGGATGCAATCAAATACTCCAT GGATCTGTATGCATCTTACATAGTCGAAAGCCTGAGGCAGTGA